A section of the Acropora muricata isolate sample 2 chromosome 4, ASM3666990v1, whole genome shotgun sequence genome encodes:
- the LOC136915148 gene encoding uncharacterized protein isoform X3 — translation MGNRQTSHQEEVQRSPLYESLSELFEELAETDDETLSIKKETFQTHFGSKVDDFDELLFSYIATNGGANRNATKLTREEFITGFEMFLDKGGNEDERLGLYFTVFSDGETTMSFTDLVEMFHIARSLAFIVNERAAQDTHSEAQTIADVWAMSILGADDGKHPDSAKFCNWARKNCPRVFDGIHHWVARTLLSKGCLQRAVVKGFHGIPCLPEHAAQNHTLLNKETLWILSTILPPCFLGNVSQTIGSREQQSTNPDEEKAILIEWDPLYDSDQHGQSLNRFKHHSMAYHGPTATLIKVGKEELLVVAVDVEWRESSSSWGNSDCRIIQIRPKFQVLRGKASLKSPVLLESIISMCMIAFCIHLVVTSLLSAGTPSFQGPFCRLWKGIRDT, via the exons ATGGGAAACAGGCAGACGTCTCACCAAGAAGAAGTACAAAGATCTCCACTCTATGAATCACTTTCAGAACTGTTTGAG GAGCTTGCGGAAACTGATGATGAAACGTTGTCTatcaaaaaagaaacatttcag ACACACTTTGGATCCAAAGTGGATGATTTTGATGAGCTGCTCTTCTCATATATTGCAACTAATGGAGGTGCTAACAGAAATGCAACCAAATTGACAAGAGAAGAGTTTATAACTGGGTTTGAAATGTTCCTTGACAAAG gTGGAAATGAGGATGAACGGTTGGGTTTGTATTTTACAGTTTTTAGTGATGGGGAGACAACTATGTCCTTTACag ACTTGGTGGAGATGTTCCATATTGCACGATCTTTAGCCTTTATTGTTAATGAGAGGGCTGCACAAGATACGCACTCTGAAGCACAGACGATAGCAGATGTATGGGCAATGTCCATT ttgggTGCAGATGACGGTAAGCACCCAGACTCTGCCAAATTCTGCAACTGGGCAAGGAAGAATTGTCCAAGAGTGTTTGACGGTATCCATCACTGGGTGGCAAGAACGTTGCTGTCCAAAGGCTGTTTGCAAAGAGCTGTGGTCAAG GGATTTCATGGCATTCCATGTCTTCCTGAGCATGCAGCTCAAAATCACACCTTACTTAACAAAGAAACCCTCTGGATCCTGTCTACAATTCTACCGCCTTGTTTCCTTGGTAATGTATCTCAGACAATCGGCTCCAGAGAGCAGCAATCAACTAACCCAGATGAGGAAAAAGCCATA CTCATAGAATGGGACCCGCTGTATGACAGTGACCAGCATGGACAGAGTTTAAACAG aTTCAAGCATCACTCAATGGCATATCATGGACCAACGGCTACACTCATAAAGGTTGGGAAAGAAGAACTGCTAGTTGTAGCTGTAGATGTAGAATGGAG GGAATCTTCTTCAAGCTGGGGCAACTCAGACTGTAGAATCATTCAAATAAGACCAAAGTTCCAGGTGTTAAGAGGTAAAGCATCTTTGAAAAGCC CCGTCCTACTTGAGTCAATAATCTCTATGTGCATGATTGCTTTTTGCATTCATCTGGTAGTAACGTCGTTGCTAAGTGCTGGTACCCCTAGTTTCCAGGGGCCTTTCTGTCGACTCTGGAAAGGAATAAGGGATACGTAA